A region of the Nitrospirota bacterium genome:
ACCCTACTCCATAAGTCCTGAATATCATCCCGAATGTTAGATGAAAACAAGTTAATAGTAATAAATCCGCTTGAGAATCCGGAATGGGACAATCTTGTGCTTTCTACACAAGATTATTCATTTTTCCATTCGTCAGTATGGGCAAGGGTGCTGAATGAATCGTATGGCTACATGCCGCTCTATTTTGCCTTGATAGACAACGAGCGGCTACTGGCCTCTATCCCATGTATGGAAATAAAGAGCATAATAACAGGTAAGAGGGCTGTATGCCTCCCATTTACCGATTACTGTGAACCCCTCTTTTCACCCACTTTAGAAAAGGAAGGTGAAGGTTCAGAAGATCCCCTGTCAATAATACTCAATGCCCTTATTTCATACGGCAAAAAAGCTGCATGGAAGACGATTGAATTCAGATTTGGTGTATCGTCATTACAACAAATTATGCCATCCTATGCATACTACGGTCATACACTGGATATCTCAGGAAAAGAGGATGGAATTTATGCTTCATTTCGCAAAAGCACAAAGAGAAACATAAGTAAGGCAATCAGGGAAGGGGTTAAAATCAGGATCTTAAACTCGCTTGATTCCATCAGCGAGTTTTATCGTCTTAATTGTATAACCAGAAAGGCACATGGTTTACCCCCGCAGCCATACATGTTTTTCGAGAAGATATATGAACATGTCTTGTCAAAAAACATGGGTTTCGTAGTCCTCGCATCATATGAAGATATCTGCATTGCCGGGGCTGTCTACTTCCACTTTGGAGAGAAGGCCACCTACAAATATGGCGCCTCAGACAGGAATTATCAGCATCTCAGGGCTAACAACCTTGTCATGTGGGAGGCAATAAAGTGGAGTTCACAGAACGGATTCAAGAGGTTCTGTTTTGGCAGGACGGAGCCGGATAATAAAGGCCTGCTGCAGTTTAAACGAGGGTGGGGCTCTGATGAGCGAATCCTCAATTATTACAAGTATGATATTAAAAGTGAAACCTTTGTCAGTGATACTTCCCACCTATCCGGAGTTCATAACAAGTTTTTTCATAATATGCCGATTCCATTATTAAAGATTACGGGATCAGTATTGTATAAACACATAGGATAACTTTATCAGTTATTGTGAGCAATGAGTAGTTACACTAACAGACTGTATTATTTATTAAAGCCGTTCATTCCAAGAACGCTTCAGATCATCCTTCGCAGAGGACGGGCTTATATTAAGCGGTCATTATATAGAGGTATCTGGCCTGTAGATGAAAGGGCATGCAAAAAACCTTATGGTTGGGCTGGCTGGCCGGATCAGAAACAATTCGCCCTGATTCTGATGCATGATGTTGATACTGAACGAGGTCAAAGAAAATGTCATCAATTAGTTCAATTGGACGAGCAAATGGGTTTCAAGTCTTTATTCAGCTTCGTTCCTGAGGGATATCATGTTTCAGCGGAGCTTCGCCAGGATATTGTTAAAAGGGGATTTGAAGTAGGTGTGCATGGTCTGAAACATGATGGAAAATTATTCCTGTCCAGAGAAATATTTTGTCAAAAAGCCATTGGTATCAATAAATATTTGCAAGAGTGGGAATCTGTTGGATTTGTGTCACCTTCAATGCATCACAATCTCGATTGGGTACATGAATTAAATATAGAATATGATGCATCAACATTCGATACAGATCCCTTTGAGCCGCAGCCTGACGGCATGACAACAATCTTCCCCTTCTTTGTTAATGGGACTTATAGTCAAAGAGGGTATGTTGAGCTTCCTTATACACTCCCACAGGATTTCACCTTGTTTGTTATTATGAAGGAAAAAAATATAGACATCTGGAAAAGAAAACTTGATTGGATAGCTGAGCATGGAGGTATGGCACTTTTGATTACCCACCCTGACTATATGAATGGTAATAATGGAGGGAGCACTTTAGAAGAGTACCCAATGGAATTTTATAAAGAATTCCTTGGTTATGTAAAGGGTAAATATGAGGGTCGGTATTGGAACCCGTTACCAAAGGAAATGGCACGCT
Encoded here:
- a CDS encoding peptidoglycan bridge formation glycyltransferase FemA/FemB family protein, translating into MLDENKLIVINPLENPEWDNLVLSTQDYSFFHSSVWARVLNESYGYMPLYFALIDNERLLASIPCMEIKSIITGKRAVCLPFTDYCEPLFSPTLEKEGEGSEDPLSIILNALISYGKKAAWKTIEFRFGVSSLQQIMPSYAYYGHTLDISGKEDGIYASFRKSTKRNISKAIREGVKIRILNSLDSISEFYRLNCITRKAHGLPPQPYMFFEKIYEHVLSKNMGFVVLASYEDICIAGAVYFHFGEKATYKYGASDRNYQHLRANNLVMWEAIKWSSQNGFKRFCFGRTEPDNKGLLQFKRGWGSDERILNYYKYDIKSETFVSDTSHLSGVHNKFFHNMPIPLLKITGSVLYKHIG